In Pseudomonas fluorescens, a genomic segment contains:
- a CDS encoding site-specific recombinase, translating into MTKSADQEHASPASSFPAYVFRGPAYVTIRTRTNDQPKYVDTRLNVWTWYDGGTAMNIDWSGLKLSSEFVEIAKAFMAHMLEKYSPSTAYRAARMLHRVSESDISLKFPWAADEIISAFNSWNSSREYVVVFRTLYRWVMDRGIAGFSNDIYLKIKDFKTERSSPYSRIFLSQSGLELDEEILLLKRIERQSLTDSWEDVQFNIVLHLGFELAPRSIQFHSLDIADFEFIESADHEKYYTLWLPMAKKVGQLRPERRPRKITSRLGVKISRHILEIQHRFGSDCEPLFVNPCGRRLSVSEIGSGLKHELGEAGIDRPNQVSILLRHHLGQGLADQGTPADMIAELLGHNSTVAARAYVTATPNIARIKEKALGKSPAYQRIMRSLLTGKIVQRRDTAPERAVRGVIDTQYIGDIGACALPVHTHCPYNPIYACYTCKKFHPFADGRHEQVKDALQREVQRFIDMAELAGDIIHNRPLAQHQTTILAVSATIERCRQQTEDAADDAV; encoded by the coding sequence GTGACCAAATCAGCCGATCAAGAACACGCATCACCGGCCTCCTCTTTTCCAGCTTACGTGTTCAGGGGGCCCGCTTACGTTACGATTCGGACTCGCACTAATGACCAGCCAAAGTATGTCGATACTCGATTGAACGTCTGGACGTGGTACGACGGCGGAACGGCAATGAATATTGATTGGTCTGGTCTAAAGTTGAGCTCGGAGTTTGTCGAAATAGCAAAGGCATTTATGGCACATATGTTAGAGAAATACTCCCCTTCAACTGCATATAGGGCCGCCAGAATGCTCCATCGGGTTTCGGAAAGTGATATTTCCTTGAAATTCCCTTGGGCAGCCGACGAAATTATTAGTGCATTCAACAGTTGGAACAGCTCAAGAGAGTACGTAGTCGTCTTTCGCACGCTTTATCGCTGGGTAATGGATAGAGGAATTGCCGGATTTAGTAACGATATTTATCTAAAGATCAAGGACTTCAAAACCGAACGCTCATCTCCCTACTCTCGAATTTTTCTCTCTCAGTCAGGCTTGGAACTCGATGAGGAAATTCTATTGCTTAAACGCATTGAACGACAATCTTTGACTGACTCTTGGGAGGATGTCCAGTTTAATATAGTACTTCACTTAGGTTTCGAACTCGCACCTCGATCGATTCAATTTCATTCGCTAGACATTGCTGATTTTGAGTTTATTGAAAGCGCTGATCACGAGAAGTACTACACCCTGTGGCTACCCATGGCCAAAAAAGTTGGCCAACTCAGACCTGAGCGGCGCCCCCGTAAAATAACCTCGCGCCTGGGGGTGAAAATCTCACGCCACATTCTAGAAATTCAACACCGTTTTGGTAGCGACTGTGAACCATTATTTGTCAATCCTTGTGGAAGGCGTCTCTCGGTTAGCGAAATCGGTTCAGGTCTCAAACACGAGCTGGGTGAAGCTGGTATAGATAGGCCGAATCAGGTATCCATATTGTTGCGTCATCACCTCGGGCAAGGCCTGGCGGATCAGGGTACTCCGGCAGACATGATTGCCGAACTGCTCGGACACAACAGCACGGTTGCGGCGCGTGCTTACGTAACGGCCACCCCCAACATTGCCCGTATCAAAGAGAAAGCACTGGGGAAGAGCCCGGCCTATCAACGTATCATGCGCAGTTTACTAACGGGGAAAATCGTCCAACGCCGCGATACTGCTCCTGAAAGAGCCGTCCGAGGCGTCATTGATACGCAGTACATAGGCGATATTGGTGCCTGCGCCCTGCCCGTCCATACCCACTGCCCCTACAATCCTATATACGCGTGCTACACCTGCAAGAAGTTCCACCCCTTTGCTGACGGCCGCCATGAGCAGGTAAAGGATGCGCTCCAGCGAGAGGTCCAACGGTTCATTGATATGGCAGAACTAGCCGGTGATATCATTCACAACCGGCCCCTGGCCCAGCATCAGACAACCATTCTCGCGGTTAGCGCTACGATCGAGCGCTGCCGGCAACAAACTGAGGATGCTGCAGATGACGCTGTCTAG
- a CDS encoding tyrosine-type recombinase/integrase codes for MKLIQCRFSSGQRLPLLVQAGDATPLPILIPFIYVQLKLRHRAYNTAAAHLRAIQAFYAYAKSRDMDIDEAILACHFEAILALLDGYAIWLQSGRHADNLIARIGKPGTVLFQQISSRTRDQYLRLLKKYLSWCVTRYIPRARQNSATQADINVVFADVADVIERRFESHIINARPDRTRYRSLTDTQLQIVRTLIRPGAAENPFPERLQLRNWLMIELLLETGIRRGELLKLYTTDINKGSQHAYVSINDREHDPRDPRIEEPALKTHGRTVGISAQLYEVYERYIQSDRRPLRDGKPMKLLYRYLFISDRGRPLSIRALSNVLDRLFLTIELAHPGLLPTLSAHDFRHTFADHFLAYLIEKRGHDLELATDELRRVCGWSETSTMPRRYAGRYLAESANLHNAQRTSAAWSRLDS; via the coding sequence ATGAAACTGATTCAGTGCCGTTTCTCTTCAGGTCAACGACTACCGCTGCTTGTACAAGCTGGTGATGCGACGCCGTTGCCCATACTCATTCCGTTCATCTACGTCCAACTCAAACTCAGGCACCGCGCTTACAACACGGCTGCGGCGCACCTGCGCGCGATCCAGGCTTTCTACGCCTATGCCAAAAGCCGAGATATGGATATCGATGAGGCCATTTTGGCCTGCCACTTTGAGGCGATTCTGGCTTTGCTGGACGGTTACGCTATTTGGCTCCAAAGTGGCCGTCATGCCGATAATCTGATCGCCCGAATCGGCAAACCTGGCACTGTACTTTTTCAGCAGATCAGTTCACGAACACGTGACCAGTACCTGCGCCTGCTGAAGAAATACCTGTCTTGGTGCGTCACCCGTTACATCCCGCGCGCCCGTCAGAATTCAGCCACACAGGCTGACATCAACGTGGTATTTGCCGATGTAGCTGACGTCATTGAGCGGCGCTTTGAGAGCCATATCATCAATGCTCGTCCCGACCGCACTCGTTACCGCAGCCTGACAGATACGCAACTACAGATCGTTCGCACACTGATTCGCCCTGGCGCTGCGGAGAATCCGTTCCCAGAACGTTTGCAACTGCGTAACTGGCTAATGATTGAATTGCTCTTGGAGACCGGCATCCGTCGCGGAGAGCTTCTGAAGCTCTACACCACGGATATCAATAAAGGGTCTCAGCACGCCTATGTCAGCATCAATGATCGCGAACATGATCCCCGCGACCCGCGCATTGAAGAGCCTGCGCTCAAAACACATGGGCGGACCGTAGGCATCTCCGCACAGTTGTATGAGGTCTACGAGCGCTATATCCAGAGCGACCGGCGCCCTCTGCGTGACGGTAAACCGATGAAATTGCTGTATCGCTATTTGTTCATCTCGGATCGTGGCCGCCCGCTGTCGATCCGCGCGTTGTCTAACGTTCTTGATCGGCTGTTTCTGACCATTGAGCTGGCTCATCCAGGATTGTTGCCTACACTTTCTGCGCATGACTTTCGCCACACCTTTGCAGACCACTTTTTGGCTTACCTGATCGAAAAGCGTGGGCATGACCTCGAGCTGGCCACGGACGAACTACGGCGAGTCTGCGGTTGGTCTGAGACCTCGACTATGCCACGCCGTTACGCAGGTCGTTATCTAGCCGAGTCGGCCAACCTCCACAATGCCCAGCGCACCTCGGCAGCCTGGAGCCGACTTGACAGTTAA
- a CDS encoding CatB-related O-acetyltransferase, producing MKLLRIWRERQERKALRALPKLERATHKLRNRYPQFSFGIGTYGDLKVHDWNEGTTLRVGAYTSIAGNVEVYLGGHHRIDWLSCYPFPAKVEEVAYITDFGGSNGDVVIGNDCWISSHAKILSGITIGDGAVVAAGSLVTKDVAPYSIVGGNPAKFIRWRFDEPVRQVLEQSAWWYWPESEVRSVAHLLCSSDIEPFIEYLKQRQ from the coding sequence ATGAAGCTACTGCGCATCTGGCGTGAGCGTCAGGAACGCAAAGCGCTGCGTGCACTGCCGAAGCTTGAGCGTGCAACACACAAACTGCGCAACCGTTATCCGCAATTCAGCTTTGGTATTGGCACCTATGGCGATCTCAAGGTACATGACTGGAATGAAGGAACGACATTGCGCGTAGGCGCTTATACTTCGATTGCCGGCAACGTCGAAGTGTACCTGGGCGGTCATCACCGCATCGACTGGCTAAGCTGTTATCCGTTTCCCGCCAAGGTCGAAGAAGTTGCCTATATTACTGACTTTGGCGGCAGCAATGGCGACGTGGTGATCGGCAATGATTGCTGGATCAGTTCACATGCAAAGATCCTTTCGGGTATCACCATTGGCGACGGCGCCGTTGTGGCGGCCGGCTCGTTGGTGACCAAAGATGTGGCGCCCTATTCAATAGTAGGCGGAAACCCGGCCAAGTTTATCCGTTGGCGTTTTGATGAGCCTGTTCGCCAGGTTTTGGAACAATCCGCCTGGTGGTATTGGCCTGAGAGCGAGGTACGTAGTGTCGCGCATCTGCTGTGCAGCTCTGATATCGAGCCGTTTATCGAGTACTTAAAACAACGTCAATAA
- a CDS encoding SDR family NAD(P)-dependent oxidoreductase, producing MNRLIGKIAVITGGNSGIGLAAAIRFADEGAQVVVVGRRQAELDKALQLIGHDAVAIQGDISRLDDLERIYTQIKADKGRIDILFANAGLGDFQPIGSITEESFDRTFGINVKGTLFTVQKALPLMSAGGSVILTGSTTASMGTPAFSVYSATKAALRNFARSWALDLKGTGIRINVLSPGPISTPGLDSALATTGQADAIVDGMITQLPLGRIGKPEEVAAAALFLASEESSFMTGSEMFVDGGFAQV from the coding sequence ATGAACAGGCTCATCGGAAAAATTGCAGTCATTACCGGCGGGAACAGCGGCATCGGACTGGCCGCTGCCATACGTTTCGCTGATGAAGGTGCACAGGTCGTTGTCGTGGGACGCCGTCAGGCGGAACTGGACAAGGCGTTGCAGCTCATCGGCCACGACGCCGTTGCGATCCAGGGCGACATTTCCAGGCTGGACGACCTTGAGCGTATTTACACGCAAATCAAGGCGGACAAGGGGCGGATCGACATCCTGTTCGCCAATGCAGGGCTTGGGGATTTCCAGCCCATTGGATCGATCACTGAAGAGTCTTTTGACCGCACGTTTGGTATCAACGTCAAAGGTACATTGTTCACCGTGCAAAAGGCCTTGCCGCTGATGAGCGCGGGCGGCTCGGTGATCCTGACCGGCTCGACGACGGCAAGCATGGGTACGCCGGCATTCAGCGTGTATAGCGCCACCAAGGCGGCGCTGCGTAATTTCGCCAGGAGCTGGGCGCTGGATTTGAAAGGCACGGGCATACGCATCAACGTGCTTTCGCCAGGACCGATCTCGACACCTGGCCTGGATTCGGCATTGGCCACAACGGGCCAGGCTGATGCGATCGTCGACGGTATGATCACGCAGTTGCCACTGGGCCGCATCGGCAAGCCGGAAGAAGTTGCCGCCGCGGCATTGTTCCTGGCTTCGGAAGAAAGCAGCTTTATGACCGGGAGCGAAATGTTCGTGGATGGCGGTTTCGCTCAGGTTTGA
- a CDS encoding winged helix-turn-helix transcriptional regulator, whose translation MANNAFSCGLDAALAVIGGKWKPLVLYHLAKDVHRYGELRRAIGGVTDKVLIQQLKELERDEIIARMDFQEIPPKVEYSLTPFGQSLATALGALCAWGTEHMETVERISERRTTALAQPSVS comes from the coding sequence ATGGCCAATAACGCTTTCAGTTGCGGGCTCGACGCGGCCCTTGCAGTCATCGGCGGGAAGTGGAAACCGCTGGTTCTTTATCATCTGGCGAAGGATGTTCACCGTTACGGCGAATTGAGACGCGCCATTGGCGGTGTGACCGATAAGGTATTGATCCAGCAATTGAAAGAACTGGAGCGCGACGAAATCATTGCGCGTATGGACTTTCAGGAGATACCGCCCAAGGTCGAGTATTCCCTCACGCCTTTCGGGCAATCCCTGGCCACTGCGCTGGGCGCGCTGTGCGCCTGGGGGACGGAGCATATGGAAACGGTCGAGCGCATCAGCGAGCGAAGAACAACCGCCCTCGCCCAGCCTTCAGTTTCCTGA
- a CDS encoding methyl-accepting chemotaxis protein, protein MQRDLRGMIEVVRSNAQGVNGMSEQLSHGCHQVSGSSQQQSAAASTMAAAASEMTASIEEITRHAGRALTMANQAQALATDGGRVIHQVVSDMDGIARSAQQSALVIRTLDKESEAIFSIIQVIKGIADQTNLLALNAAIEAARAGEQGRGFAVVADEVRSLAGRTSASTQEIASMVGRIQQSTREAVTSMEEGVAQVDKGMAVTADVERAIREILQATLNTTELVNDISRTISEQSLASNEIAHQVEMIAGMSENNTRVITQTASTTDELSLLAGELSQSVDRFRL, encoded by the coding sequence ATGCAGCGGGATTTGCGCGGCATGATCGAAGTGGTGCGCAGCAATGCCCAGGGCGTCAATGGCATGAGCGAGCAACTGAGCCATGGCTGCCATCAGGTGTCAGGCAGTAGCCAACAGCAGAGCGCCGCCGCCAGTACCATGGCCGCAGCGGCGAGTGAAATGACCGCCAGTATTGAGGAAATCACCCGCCATGCCGGACGAGCCCTGACCATGGCCAACCAGGCGCAAGCCTTGGCCACCGATGGTGGGCGGGTGATTCACCAGGTCGTCAGTGACATGGACGGCATTGCCCGTTCAGCGCAGCAGTCGGCCTTGGTGATCCGTACACTGGACAAGGAATCCGAAGCGATCTTCAGCATTATCCAGGTCATCAAGGGGATCGCCGACCAAACCAACCTATTGGCCCTGAACGCCGCGATTGAGGCCGCTCGCGCCGGTGAGCAGGGGCGTGGTTTTGCGGTGGTCGCCGATGAAGTGCGCAGCCTGGCCGGACGCACCAGTGCATCCACCCAGGAAATCGCCAGCATGGTCGGGCGTATCCAGCAAAGCACCCGGGAGGCGGTGACCAGCATGGAGGAGGGCGTCGCCCAAGTCGATAAAGGCATGGCGGTGACCGCTGACGTCGAGCGCGCCATCCGCGAGATTCTGCAGGCCACCCTCAATACCACGGAACTGGTGAACGATATTTCCCGCACCATCAGCGAGCAGAGCCTGGCCAGTAATGAAATTGCCCATCAAGTGGAGATGATCGCGGGCATGTCGGAAAACAATACCCGGGTGATAACACAAACGGCCTCGACGACGGATGAGTTGTCCTTGCTGGCAGGTGAGCTCTCACAGTCAGTCGATCGTTTTCGCCTTTGA
- a CDS encoding multidrug effflux MFS transporter, with the protein MPKRIAHLAVLLGLITAVGPFAIDIYLPALPTLGASLSASPSAVQMSLTVFFMIIGVCQLFYGPISDVFGRKLPIYAGLLIFAVGSIGCALAPSIEVLIGFRAVQAFGACAGMVIPRAIVRDLYTGHEAARLMALLMLVMSVSPILAPLAGSLVISLWSWREVFVVLAVVALLCLVMTIVQLPETHPAERRLGKTLGSAFGSYGALLRDPVFTGLSVVCGFGLATFFVFIGSAPFVYIEYFGLTPTQFSLCFALNAASFFAMSQLTARLSARFGLAPLIRWSVVAVAAVMLVLATTTLWGSHLALMMTLLFIGFGFLGLLLPAAGVLSLEDHGAVAGSASALLGAIQMITAAASMTLVGLFADHTPAPMLLGIALCAVAAMLTTLWTLRRLPAHLRSSGLPSP; encoded by the coding sequence ATGCCCAAACGTATCGCCCACCTCGCCGTGCTGTTGGGCCTGATCACCGCCGTCGGCCCCTTCGCCATCGATATCTACCTGCCCGCGCTACCGACCTTGGGTGCCAGCCTGAGCGCTTCGCCTTCGGCAGTGCAGATGAGCCTCACGGTGTTCTTCATGATCATTGGTGTGTGCCAGTTGTTCTATGGCCCGATCAGCGACGTATTCGGGCGCAAGCTGCCGATCTACGCCGGCCTGTTGATCTTCGCCGTGGGCAGTATCGGTTGTGCCTTGGCGCCGAGCATTGAAGTATTGATTGGTTTTCGCGCGGTTCAGGCCTTTGGTGCGTGTGCCGGGATGGTGATTCCCCGGGCGATTGTGCGCGACCTGTACACCGGCCATGAGGCCGCGCGCCTGATGGCATTGCTGATGCTGGTAATGAGTGTGTCGCCGATCCTGGCCCCGCTGGCCGGTAGCCTGGTCATCTCGCTCTGGAGTTGGCGCGAGGTATTCGTGGTACTTGCCGTGGTGGCGCTGCTCTGCCTGGTGATGACCATCGTGCAACTGCCCGAAACCCACCCCGCCGAACGCCGGCTGGGCAAGACCCTGGGCAGCGCGTTCGGCAGCTACGGCGCCCTGCTGCGCGACCCGGTGTTCACCGGGTTGTCGGTGGTGTGCGGGTTTGGCCTGGCGACGTTCTTCGTGTTTATCGGCAGCGCACCGTTCGTATATATCGAGTATTTCGGCCTGACGCCGACCCAATTCAGCCTGTGCTTTGCGCTGAACGCGGCCTCGTTCTTTGCCATGAGCCAACTCACCGCACGCCTGAGCGCACGCTTTGGCCTGGCGCCGTTGATTCGCTGGTCGGTGGTGGCGGTAGCGGCGGTCATGCTCGTGTTGGCCACCACCACGCTGTGGGGCAGCCACTTGGCCTTGATGATGACGCTGCTGTTTATCGGTTTTGGCTTTCTCGGCTTGCTGTTGCCGGCCGCCGGGGTGCTGTCCCTGGAGGATCATGGCGCGGTGGCCGGTTCTGCGTCAGCCCTGCTCGGTGCCATTCAGATGATCACCGCGGCCGCGTCCATGACCCTGGTCGGGTTGTTTGCAGACCACACCCCGGCCCCCATGCTACTCGGTATCGCGCTGTGTGCCGTGGCCGCAATGCTCACCACTTTATGGACCTTGCGCCGTCTGCCGGCACACTTGCGCTCCAGTGGCCTGCCTTCGCCGTAA
- a CDS encoding SDR family oxidoreductase, translating to MTDYPRPPFAPQAQSVPGSQKKMDPYPDCGEQSYNGSGRLANKIALITGADSGIGRAVAIAFAREGADVAIAYLDEHEDARETARWVEEAGRQCLLLPGDIAQKANCQALVDKTVEQFGRIDVLVNNAAFQMTHETLEEIEDEEWVKTFDINITAMFRICKAALPHMKAGSSIINTSSVNSDMPKPTLLAYAATKGAIANFTGGLAQLLGSKGIRVNSVAPGPIWTPLIVATMPDEDVQSFGSETPLGRPGQPVEVAPIYVLLASDEASYISGSRYAVTGGKPIL from the coding sequence ATGACCGACTACCCTCGCCCGCCTTTCGCCCCTCAAGCCCAATCGGTACCCGGCTCCCAGAAAAAAATGGACCCGTACCCCGACTGCGGCGAGCAGAGCTACAACGGCTCAGGCCGGCTGGCGAATAAAATCGCCCTGATTACCGGTGCCGACAGCGGTATTGGCCGCGCCGTGGCCATCGCATTTGCCCGCGAAGGCGCCGATGTGGCGATCGCCTACCTGGACGAACATGAAGATGCCCGTGAAACCGCACGCTGGGTCGAGGAAGCCGGTCGCCAGTGCCTGTTGTTGCCCGGTGACATCGCGCAAAAGGCCAACTGCCAGGCGCTGGTCGACAAGACTGTCGAACAGTTCGGTCGCATCGATGTGCTGGTGAACAATGCTGCCTTCCAGATGACCCACGAAACCCTCGAAGAAATCGAGGATGAAGAGTGGGTCAAGACCTTCGATATCAACATCACCGCGATGTTTCGTATCTGCAAGGCTGCCCTGCCCCATATGAAGGCCGGCAGTTCGATCATCAACACCAGTTCAGTCAATTCCGACATGCCCAAGCCGACGTTGCTGGCCTATGCCGCCACCAAAGGCGCGATAGCCAACTTCACCGGTGGCCTGGCGCAGTTGCTGGGCAGCAAGGGTATTCGCGTCAACAGCGTCGCACCCGGCCCAATCTGGACGCCGTTGATCGTGGCGACCATGCCCGATGAAGATGTGCAGAGTTTTGGCAGCGAAACACCGCTGGGCCGTCCTGGGCAACCGGTAGAGGTGGCGCCGATCTATGTGCTGCTGGCCTCGGACGAAGCCAGCTACATATCGGGCTCCCGTTACGCCGTCACCGGCGGTAAACCGATCCTCTGA
- a CDS encoding site-specific integrase — protein sequence MTESIRNPLTLYLTRLAPSSQLTMRYVLQDAADRLGYEDINLEDIDWHLLQPEHVIALVAALREDGYAPNTSSLYVNAVRGVMNEAWRISLISQEHLLKMRSVKATPGSRLGQGRNLRRTLIREMMEVCAADPRPQGLRDAAVIGILYGSGMRKSESVNLDLGQINFQERSLRVIGKGNKELVKYAPDWAFAKLQAWLAFRREQLKEGEQDDTFLFNRIRRGSHITRERITKHAIYYIARQRGEQVGVKIMPHDFRRSFITRVIEEHDLSIAQKLAHHTNIQTTASYDVRDDNERRRAVDRFDL from the coding sequence TTGACTGAGTCTATCCGCAATCCACTGACCCTCTATCTCACTCGCCTGGCCCCCTCCAGCCAATTGACCATGCGCTATGTGCTGCAAGACGCAGCCGACCGCCTGGGGTACGAGGACATCAACCTCGAAGACATTGACTGGCACCTGCTGCAACCTGAACACGTGATCGCGCTCGTCGCTGCCTTGCGCGAGGACGGCTATGCCCCCAATACCTCATCGTTGTATGTGAACGCGGTGCGCGGGGTGATGAACGAAGCCTGGCGCATCAGCCTGATCAGCCAGGAGCATCTGTTGAAGATGCGTTCGGTCAAGGCGACTCCTGGCAGCCGCCTGGGCCAGGGGCGCAACCTGCGACGCACGCTGATCCGCGAAATGATGGAAGTCTGCGCCGCCGACCCGCGCCCCCAGGGCCTGCGCGATGCCGCTGTGATCGGCATCCTTTACGGTTCAGGTATGCGCAAGTCGGAATCGGTCAACCTCGACCTGGGGCAGATCAATTTCCAGGAACGCAGCTTGCGGGTGATCGGCAAGGGCAACAAGGAGCTGGTCAAGTACGCGCCAGACTGGGCTTTCGCCAAGTTGCAGGCCTGGCTGGCGTTTCGCCGCGAACAGCTCAAGGAAGGTGAACAAGACGATACCTTTCTCTTCAACCGCATCCGTCGGGGCAGCCATATCACACGCGAGCGCATCACCAAGCACGCGATTTACTACATTGCCCGTCAGCGCGGTGAGCAGGTCGGCGTGAAGATAATGCCCCACGATTTCCGCCGCTCGTTTATCACGCGGGTGATCGAAGAGCACGACCTGTCGATCGCACAGAAACTGGCGCACCACACCAATATCCAGACCACCGCCAGTTATGACGTGCGTGACGACAACGAGCGGCGGCGGGCGGTGGACCGGTTTGATTTGTAA
- a CDS encoding M949_RS01915 family surface polysaccharide biosynthesis protein, with translation MNSVQLLRGQLRPALMGLLMTMACITTVQADEGVALTPVTQVPEGVEVRGKQVAAYTWDDRQGKNLLVLAEQLNEREDDGTQSAFVYAAQYLIDGDRPKRMWMLYDDVQHCEFDAALHFDMAATKVTDLAGDGLTQATVGYSRTCTSDVSPNEFKLIMHVGKSQKYRLRGVDRYGASWWDEEAGALRGMPLPKDCSVAGQQALVSQYKEQGTELPLPGCYTDEKDFAKAPENYLTFMRQHWFALMQKQDAEWSQSQTLPQPQEPTEDDETAP, from the coding sequence ATGAATAGCGTGCAGCTTTTGCGTGGCCAGTTGCGGCCCGCGTTGATGGGCTTGTTGATGACGATGGCGTGTATCACGACCGTGCAGGCCGATGAGGGGGTGGCGCTGACCCCGGTCACCCAGGTGCCGGAGGGCGTTGAAGTCCGTGGTAAGCAGGTTGCCGCCTATACATGGGACGACCGTCAGGGCAAGAACCTGCTGGTGCTCGCCGAACAACTCAATGAACGCGAGGACGATGGCACCCAATCGGCATTTGTCTATGCAGCCCAATACCTGATCGATGGCGACCGCCCCAAACGCATGTGGATGCTCTACGACGATGTACAGCATTGTGAGTTCGACGCGGCGTTGCACTTCGACATGGCTGCCACCAAGGTCACCGACCTGGCCGGCGACGGCCTCACCCAGGCTACCGTGGGTTACTCGCGTACCTGCACCAGCGATGTCAGCCCTAACGAATTCAAGCTGATCATGCATGTGGGCAAGTCGCAGAAGTACCGTTTGCGCGGTGTCGACCGCTACGGCGCAAGCTGGTGGGACGAAGAGGCCGGCGCACTGCGCGGCATGCCGTTGCCCAAGGACTGCAGCGTAGCCGGGCAACAGGCGCTGGTCAGCCAGTATAAGGAGCAGGGTACCGAGCTGCCGTTGCCGGGTTGCTATACCGACGAGAAGGATTTTGCCAAGGCGCCGGAGAACTACCTGACGTTCATGCGCCAGCACTGGTTTGCGCTGATGCAGAAGCAGGATGCCGAGTGGAGCCAGTCCCAGACCCTACCTCAGCCTCAGGAACCCACCGAGGATGACGAAACGGCCCCGTGA
- the arnC gene encoding undecaprenyl-phosphate 4-deoxy-4-formamido-L-arabinose transferase, which yields MKPYPIHCVSIVIPVYNEQESLPELLRRTTAACKQLAYEYEIILVDDGSRDKSAQLLENAAEEDGSNVVAVILNRNYGQHAAIMAGFEQCRGDVVITLDADLQNPPEEIPRLVEQAALGYDVVATVRNNRQDSAFRRWPSRLINLAVQRSTGVAMTDYGCMLRAYRRTIVDAMLACRERSTFIPILANGFARHTTEILVNHAEREHGESKYSAMRLISLMFDLLTCMTTTPLRLLSIVGFCLAGLGGLFAFALIILRLAFGAQWAGDGTFVLFAVLFVFTGGQFIGMGLLGEYLGRMYSDVRARPRFFIEKVLRNQPAAPAPVVVVDGLASSHTTTTSPSDQVSS from the coding sequence TTGAAACCCTACCCTATTCATTGTGTGTCGATCGTTATTCCGGTCTACAACGAACAAGAGAGCCTGCCTGAATTGCTGCGTCGCACCACCGCAGCCTGCAAGCAACTGGCCTACGAATACGAAATCATCCTGGTGGATGACGGTAGCCGTGACAAATCCGCCCAGTTGCTGGAAAACGCCGCCGAAGAAGACGGTAGCAACGTGGTGGCGGTGATCCTTAACCGCAACTACGGCCAGCATGCGGCGATCATGGCTGGTTTCGAGCAGTGCCGCGGCGACGTGGTGATTACCCTCGACGCCGACCTGCAGAACCCGCCGGAAGAAATCCCGCGCCTGGTGGAACAAGCCGCCCTGGGTTACGACGTGGTCGCCACCGTGCGCAACAATCGCCAGGACTCGGCCTTCCGCCGCTGGCCTTCGCGCCTGATCAACCTGGCTGTGCAACGCTCCACCGGTGTGGCCATGACTGACTACGGCTGCATGCTGCGCGCGTACCGCCGCACCATCGTCGACGCCATGCTTGCCTGCCGCGAGCGCAGCACCTTTATCCCGATCCTGGCCAACGGGTTTGCCCGCCACACCACGGAAATCCTCGTAAACCACGCCGAGCGCGAGCACGGCGAATCCAAATACAGTGCCATGCGCCTGATCAGCCTGATGTTCGATCTGCTGACCTGCATGACCACCACCCCGCTGCGCCTGCTGTCTATTGTCGGCTTCTGCCTGGCGGGCCTGGGCGGGCTGTTCGCATTTGCGCTGATCATCCTGCGCCTGGCCTTCGGTGCCCAATGGGCCGGTGATGGCACCTTCGTGCTGTTTGCGGTGCTCTTCGTGTTCACCGGCGGCCAGTTCATCGGCATGGGCCTCTTGGGTGAATACCTGGGCCGCATGTACAGCGATGTGCGCGCCCGCCCTCGGTTCTTTATTGAAAAAGTGCTGCGCAACCAACCGGCAGCACCGGCACCCGTGGTCGTCGTCGACGGCCTGGCGTCCTCCCATACCACCACTACTTCTCCTTCCGATCAGGTTTCGTCATGA